From Oreochromis aureus strain Israel breed Guangdong linkage group 4, ZZ_aureus, whole genome shotgun sequence, a single genomic window includes:
- the lpar2a gene encoding lysophosphatidic acid receptor 2a isoform X2 encodes MATESIVENTCYYNENVTFFYRTVNKTISTGWNTRDYVVIGLGLTVCVIVLLANLLVMIAIFMNRRFHFPIYYLLGNMAAADLFAGIAYTNLMLHTGPWTRTLTKEQWYIRGALIDISLTASVANLLAVAVERHQTIITMQLHSTMPKRRVVLLIVCIWAIGIIMGLVPTLWNCECDLKDCSTLAPLYSRRFLIFWAVLNLLTFFVMVAVYTRIFIYVKNQSKNTSQQVTEIRQQTVVNLMKTISMVLGDSSPEQICVLSGN; translated from the coding sequence ATGGCCACAGAGAGTATTGTGGAGAATACCTGTTACTACAACGAGAATGTCACCTTCTTCTACAGAACGGTTAATAAGACGATCAGTACGGGATGGAATACACGGGACTATGTTGTCATTGGACTGGGCTTGACAGTATGTGTTATTGTACTCCTGGCCAACTTGCTGGTGATGATAGCCATTTTTATGAACCGCCGCTTTCACTTTCCCATCTACTATCTCCTGGGGAACATGGCTGCAGCAGACCTGTTTGCAGGTATTGCCTATACCAACCTGATGTTGCACACAGGCCCGTGGACTAGAACCCTTACCAAGGAGCAGTGGTATATCCGCGGCGCTTTGATTGACATCAGCTTGACAGCCTCTGTGGCCAACCTCCTTGCTGTCGCTGTGGAGCGACACCAGACCATCATCACCATGCAGCTTCACAGCACTATGCCAAAGCGGCGTGTGGTGCTGCTGATAGTATGCATCTGGGCCATAGGTATCATCATGGGCCTGGTGCCGACACTTTGGAACTGTGAGTGTGATCTTAAGGACTGCTCCACCCTTGCGCCGCTCTACAGCCGCCGCTTCCTTATCTTCTGGGCAGTCCTCAACCTGCTCACTTTCTTCGTTATGGTGGCTGTGTATACTCGAATCTTTATCTATGTGAAGAACCAAAGTAAGAACACGTCTCAACAAGTCACAGAGATCCGACAGCAGACCGTTGTCAACCTGATGAAGACGATATCCATGGTCCTGG